Part of the Primulina huaijiensis isolate GDHJ02 chromosome 15, ASM1229523v2, whole genome shotgun sequence genome is shown below.
aaaacaggaCCGGTACGTATTATGAAGCGATGAGGAGGAAGGATGAGGATGTGAATCTCAAGACCGGATGTTAAGTTGGTTAATTGATCGGGGCTTTTTACAAGATTATGTAAAAAATACTGTGATTTATTGTAAAAGTTTTATGACTTGTGCTTTGATCATATTTGGGTTAAATTTTTGACTTGTTGACCATACTTTGGATgaattatttaatgaatataatTCATTTTCAGTGTAAATATTGTGGGAATGGATACTCTGCTGTGTTGAAAACACATCACTTAGTGTTGTGCATTTTTTATACGAGATAATCACATGATCATCTTGTAGACATCACACCATatgagataaatttaaaaagttgtcGGATTCAAGAATACTTTCGTGTGGATAATTGATATGGTTATCCCTATTGATTCGAGGCTCGAAATCCTTGAAATtggaaatataatatttatttgattaaaatttgatgaataattattttatttttaaatattagttaaatttttttaagtaaaattttCAAGACTATTTCGTAAACAATGGGGAAAAAAATCATGTAAGATGATATTTTGAAAGGTAAATGTAATtctcattaataaaaaaataattaagacaTATACAAAATAGTCTGGACATATCTAGGCTAtacacactacaagaaattctgcatacaatcatgtacatacgacaacggtttttgtgaaaaaccgttgtcgtatgtttttaacaacggttttatccaaaaccgttgtctttgggggtcaaagacaacggtttttaaaaaccgttgtctttgcgaGGTCAATTACAACGGTTTTTGAAGTCAAttacaacggttctataaaaccgttgtcattgagcgtttttttagggtcaatgacaacggttctatgaaccgttgtctattagcgtgttttttgtataatcgacaacggttttgagAAACCATTGCAATATttcgcgacggttttaaaataaccgtcgcgaagtttagcgacggttttaataaaacccGTCGCCTGTTTAAAATTAACGACGATTTTACAAATcccgtcgctaacattagcgacggttaaaatataaaccgttgcaaatttaaattttgcgacggtttcaaCATTactgtcgccaatagcgaccgtttaaacaacaaccgtcgcaaattgtctataaatatcacatTCTCGGTCTATTTTCCTTCACAACActtcacaatacttaaaatttttctcttttacaccattttatcacttcacacaacacttaaaatttttctctccacttcacaacacttaaaatttttctcttttacatcATTTTaacacttcacacaacacttaaaatttttttctcttacacaatttcacacaacacctaaaatttttctaaacacttcataacacttcaaaattttttctctcttatacaATTTCATACAatacgtaaaatttttctctcttacacgattttaatacttgacaacacttaaaatttttttcctttacacgattttagtttcgatataagttttttttatagatttattaaattattaaaagtatttttttttatttttcgaaacaaagtAGCGACGGAAATTGTGattaataaccgtcgctaatattagcgacggtcttaATTGATAACTGTCGCTATCGCTCATttaaactagcgacggtttaattaaCCGCCGCTAAGTTtgacttagcgacggtttgggataaaaccgtcgctaattttatttatatgacctatcacaacggataaaaaccgttgtcgttgaactgactttcaacaacatcgtcaataaaatccgttgtcgtttgccgtttttggtgtagtgacaataagagtaggtctcttgtaagacggtctcttgaatctttatatgtgagacaggtcaactctaccgatattcacaataaaaagtaatactcttatcataaaaagtaatattttttcatggatgacccaaataagatatctgtctcacaaaatacgatgaTGTGATGCTTATGTATACAACAACATATTAAcactataataaaatttaaattaccaaaaattgtatatgaaaattgaaatattaGGTTTGTGAGACAGATCGATCTATTGATATCtacgataaaaaataatatttttaatataaaattaatgttttgtatatattgAAATCATTTGACaagagtattttttttttaaattgaaaatggtTAAAGACTGAAAAATCAAATATGGGAATTAAAatggaaaaaacaaaaagaaagagaagCAATTATCCCATATGTCAAAGCGTAGACGTGTCAAGTGCCGCCTTGCTTTCCACCACCAATGTAGTAATAAAGCGTCTTATTTTCCCCGGAAAAACATGTGGCCTCTGACTCGCATTCATTTTCCATATTCCTTCTGTAGATCATCGCCAAGATTCCGCTCGTCTCGTTCCATTTTCTTGACTTTCATTTCTTTATCGTCTTGTAATTCTCTCACATCCCACTAAATTAACTATCACGAGGAGTAATCAACAATGGCGGAATCGTCCACCCTTTGTGTTTCATTCTTTTCTTCATCTGTTCCTTTTTGTGGCGAACCCATGTCCTCGACCTTTTCCTTTCATTCCACTTCTCTCCCACGTCGGAGATTCCCTTTCCAAATCCATCGCCACCAATCGTCACCGCGCCGCTTCGTCGCCATGGCAGCTGGGTCGGGGTATTTTCCGGACGACGATGATTCCTTTGGAATGTACCCCTGGCAGAATTCTGACACCGCTGATTCTTGTATCCCCCATTTTCGCCTCTTAATATATGAATTTGTTCATTTGGTTTTTAAAAAGAATCTGAATCAGCATGTGCTTGTAAATTGTAATTTACGTGCATGTGGCATGCGGATTTGATTGGCATGGCAATTTGATTTCATGTGTACAGGGATGAAATTTTGATGGGActtgtttataatttattttggggaatttttttattttttttttgctgtttTCTTGGCAGCTATTGAGTGGATTCCGGAGGAGAGAGTTACTTTATTTACTGCCGATGGGCTGATCCAAATTGGGGGAAAACTTGTCCCGCGCCGAGTTTCTTCTTCTGATGTATGGTTTTGTGTGCTTGAATTACTCGATTTATTGTGGTTGAGCTGTTGATTGAATCGCTTCATAGTTTAACTCTTTCGGGAACCAattctggaatttttttttttgagaatttgGGGGAAGAGTGCTGTTTGTATCTTATTAATATGTTCTTAAAATACAATTGTTTCTTTAATGTGTACACACTGAAATCTACAACAATGACATGGATCTAACATTTTTAATGATTAAGAAGATCCTTTACTCTTTACGTCTAAATTCATTTGAGTAATATATGCATAAGAATTAGGCTAAAAAGACTTCCAACAATAATGAATTTTGTATTTTCCAGCATTTTGTCTCGATGTTTTAATCACGATAACAAGGTttatagatttgaaatttgttTATAAACTAAATTTAATACTAATTTGGCTGTCTACCTTGTGCTTTCAGTGAATTCTATAGTAGTTCATTGCTCTGTGGTCGTACTTCATTTGTGGCTCAAAAGCATTCTTTAACTATGGATTTACCCTAGTTAGGATTCTGTTTCTAACAAATTAGAGATCCTTTTGTTCTGAATTTTTAGTTGGTTTAGTTCTATTCTTTTCCCTTGTTTTGAAGTAATTTTTATGCTTGTTTAGTTTGCAGAATAACTTCAAGAATAAGAAGTATCCATTAGTGGGGGCTGTATGTAAAATGTCTCAGCAACAACGTAGCTTTTttcgaatatttatttattttatttttctacgacCTTTGAACCCTCTATTTCTCAATGAAGACAAATGATTAGCTGTATGGTCTTGGCACACAGAAGAAGCAAATGAAGGCCAAATTATCTCAAAGGTACCAGCGGTTTCAAGAGAGTAACTACATGGATCCAAAACAAAGCCTCTGCCTTGGTGCTTTATTTGATATAGCGGCAACAAATGTACATCTTTTCCCTTTTACTTGGCATATTGTCATTGTTTCAGCAACATTCTGTTAACTTATGAGAAGTGATCAATGTTAGGGACTTGACGTGGGTAGACGCCTTTGTATTCTTGGGTTTTGCCGTTCGATTGAAATGCTTTGTGATGTTGTGGAAGATACTGTTTTGGAGCATGGTGGGGAGGTACTTGTTTTATACTTTGACTCATATCTGTAAATATCTGATGGAATATGTCACCTCTATAATCCCTCCAGTTCCATTAATTTTGATGAAATGGGCGACTTACTGCAACACTTGGTTCTTTTGATCTTCCCTCCGGGTTCATCCTTCTTTGGTACAAATATTGTGACTGTGTGTATAAGTCAACATTTTCATTGGCCAATCCAATAATCTTGTGATGAGGAGTGATTCAGTGTTCGGcaaaacatataattttgtgaAAAACAACACTCTGAATTTTTTCAGTTTAAGGGCTGGTACTAATTGTGCTACTGTTGAAACTCAGGTTGTGACAGCGAGAAAAGCTAGCAAAGAAGGGCTTCACGAAAAGCTAACAATGACTGTTGCGGTGCCATTGCTATGGGGAGTGCCTCCAGCCTCAGAGACTCTTTGTCTTGCAGTCAGGAGTGGAGGCGGGATCGTGGACAAGGTCTTCTGGCAATGGGATTTCTTATAAATAACTGAACTTATGGCTCTCAAAGTGTAACCATTATTGCCGCTCATGTAAATACTttattaccttttttttttttttttttgtaatatgtACAAAATTATTGGGATATGATCTATTGTATGTACCCATAACCCATTTATAATTGTTAATATAACTTCTCTCTACCTTAGCAGACCAATAATGTATTTATATGGCTACCTCACTTTCTGCGTGAAATGTGAATCAAATTTCGTTTATCAGTGTTGGCGTGTATAGCTTTTCAGAGTTTTGGGGagcatgtctaccatttgaataATTCGTGGGAGTAAGTAAATTGAGGCTTTACAGTAAGATACAACTAGACTTCCGAGATTTTACTTGAAAATCCAAGAAAACAAAGTCCTTTGTATGTGGAATAATATTCACGAAATAACACTTGCTTTTCTAAATCATTCGGTTTGTTGGACGCTCCTTCCAGAAGGACAATACTCTTTGGGACACGGTAGGATCAATCACAATTGGAGAATAGTTGGGTGTGCCTTCCTTTCCTTTTAGTTGGCACTAGTTTAAATTTGTGATACATTTcggttttgttttaatttttaaaaataacatttatatttattttatccaaaCATATGATATTGCCAACGTTTGATTCCATCTTGTCTGTAAAATTTCCGGTGAAGAAAATAGAGTCGTGTCTCTTTTCTTGCCTAATGCCTATCCTATCCCACATCTTCCCAACCTCTTCCTAAACTTACAAAAAATCcccaaaaaatatgaaaattaaaattattccAACGAAACCAAGAGGGAAATAGTGCATTGCAGTTTCCTTAATCCTTGCTTGTACGGATAATGGCTGTGGTAAATGCCTCTTGTGTCTCTTTTACACCAGTGTCATCTTCTTCTCCTATGCTACTCAGTTCAAATTTCACCACCTTCCCATCAAACTTTTCTTCCCGACCACTCTCCGCCACTGTAAAAAGAAGGGTTCTTTTGGATTCTCTTTCTGCTATCAACATTGAGCGCAGTGCTTGTCAAACTGTAGAGTCCACTGGAACCCAATTGCATTCGTTCTCCCCTTTGCCTTTACTGGTTTTAGCTGCTCTTCCAGGCGGTAAAGCTGCTACATTCACGTTtgggaaataatttaatttgtggATTTATCATACATTTTTGTGTGTGCGTTAAGGGTCGAGTAATTTTTTAGTAGATTTCTTTAGACAGATTAATACTAGGTTTAGCATTGTAATGCAGCCATGacgttttcttttgtttgaagATTATCTTTACTGAAAGCTATTGACTAATTCTCAGACTTCTCATACCTTGAAAAATGAAAGCTGTGTCTTTGCTCAAGGATTTTATAATCTGTTTGTAGTAAAGGAACTAGCTTTGGTCTGAATCAAATCGAAAAGGAAATTGACTAATGAAATAGAAAAACGAAGTTAGTACAAAAGTTATTTATTCTTTTGTGTTTACCTGCTCTATGTAATCAATAATGGAATTTTTGTTTAATCCATGTATCATAGTACAGACAAAAATCTTTCCATATGTTTGCACTTGCATTAATCTTGATTTTTTGTCGTTATTTCTAAGCTGCAACTGTAACATCTGTCTTCGGCCCTTTCGTCGAACTTGTGAAGTCATGGAATCTTCCCGACTGGCTAATCCATTGGGGTCACCCTGGTAACATGGTACGTTCCTTTCCCTCTGATTTTGAAACTCTGCAGTGCAATATCTTGAGTAGTTGGTAAATGTAGGATTCCATAAAAAGCAAGAAAATATTGTTTCCActgtaaaaaaattgataagaaACTCGAACTAATAAATGAATAGAATTGAATAGGCAATGAAAGTTGGAATCATAATCTTGAATGGCACTTTACCTGTCTCTTTATAGTGCATTTCACATACTTTTGTAGGCTGTTGTGCTGTTTGTCATGGGAGGATATGGGACATATTTGGGTTTTCGTATTCGTTTCTCAGACGATGTGGTAATACGTTAATATATAAAACTAAATATCaacaattttcttaatttatctaGTTATCATTAATTTGCATTGAAGTTTCTTCATGTTTATTCAGGAAGAAAAAGCTAAGGCCAATGCTTTGCATCCTAAGCTTCTTGGAGGAATGTTCTTCTTCTTTGCTCTTGGAGCTACTGGTGGGATCACGTCTCTTCTCACTTCAGATAAATCCATTTTTGAAAGGTATTCATTAATTCCCAATCCATTTATCAAATTGCTGGAGCCTCATATTTGATTGTCACGCATCTCGCATGTTCGGAAAGTAGTGCCTTTTACTCTCaaaagttgaacttgcaaatgcATTTACCTTCTCGGAAAATACAAGTGTGACAGACAGGGTAATCGATAATAATAGCCTGATTCTTGGGTAAAATACAGCAAATGTTCCGGTGGGTTCTCCCAGTTCTAATGATCAATAATGAAATCGAGGAATCCATCTCAATCCAAAGGGGGGAGAAATAGCTTTGCTCACAAAGTTCCAACCATCATAAGATGGTC
Proteins encoded:
- the LOC140959491 gene encoding uncharacterized protein; the encoded protein is MAESSTLCVSFFSSSVPFCGEPMSSTFSFHSTSLPRRRFPFQIHRHQSSPRRFVAMAAGSGYFPDDDDSFGMYPWQNSDTADSSIEWIPEERVTLFTADGLIQIGGKLVPRRVSSSDKKQMKAKLSQRYQRFQESNYMDPKQSLCLGALFDIAATNGLDVGRRLCILGFCRSIEMLCDVVEDTVLEHGGEVVTARKASKEGLHEKLTMTVAVPLLWGVPPASETLCLAVRSGGGIVDKVFWQWDFL
- the LOC140959492 gene encoding uncharacterized protein: MAVVNASCVSFTPVSSSSPMLLSSNFTTFPSNFSSRPLSATVKRRVLLDSLSAINIERSACQTVESTGTQLHSFSPLPLLVLAALPGAATVTSVFGPFVELVKSWNLPDWLIHWGHPGNMAVVLFVMGGYGTYLGFRIRFSDDVEEKAKANALHPKLLGGMFFFFALGATGGITSLLTSDKSIFESPHAVTGFIGLTLLTVQTILPALFEGNPGLRNVHGILGSGIMTLFLVHAALGLQLGLSY